The following are encoded together in the Arvicanthis niloticus isolate mArvNil1 chromosome 9, mArvNil1.pat.X, whole genome shotgun sequence genome:
- the Slc6a13 gene encoding sodium- and chloride-dependent GABA transporter 2 isoform X4 translates to MIVSLLNVYYIVVLAWALFYLFSSFTTDLPWGSCSHEWNTENCVEFQKANGSLNVTSENATSPVIEFWERRVLKLSDGIQHLGSLRWELVLCLLLAWIICYFCIWKGVKSTGKVVYFTATFPYLMLVVLLIRGVTLPGAAQGIQFYLYPNITRLWDPQVWMDAGTQIFFSFAICLGCLTALGSYNKYHNNCYRDCIALCILNSSTSFVAGFAIFSILGFMSQEQGVPISEVAESGPGLAFIAYPRAVVMLPFSPLWACCFFFMVVLLGLDSQFVCVESLVTALVDMYPRVFRKKNRREILILIVSVISFFIGLIMLTEGGMYVFQLFDYYAASGMCLLFVAIFESLCVAWVYGASRFYDNIEDMIGYKPWPLIKYCWLFFTPAVCLATFLFSLIKYTPLTYNKKYTYPWWGDALGWLLALSSMICIPAWSIYKLRTLKGPLRERLRQLVCPAEDLPQKNQPEPTAAATPMTSLLRLTEVESNC, encoded by the exons ATGATCGTCAGCCTCCTCAATGTCTACTACATCGTTGTCCTGGCCTGGGCCCTCTTCTACCTCTTCAGCAGCTTCACCACCGACCTCCCCTGGGGAAGCTGCAGCCATGAGTGGAATACAG AAAACTGTGTGGAGTTCCAGAAGGCCAATGGCTCCCTGAATGTGACTTCTGAGAATGCCACCTCCCCTGTCATCGAGTTCTGGGA GAGGCGAGTCCTGAAGCTCTCAGATGGCATCCAGCACCTGGGGTCCCTGCGCTGGGAACTGGTCCTGTGCCTCCTGCTCGCCTGGATCATCTGCTACTTCTGCATCTGGAAAGGGGTCAAGTCCACAGGCAAG GTGGTCTACTTCACAGCCACTTTCCCTTACCTCATGCTGGTGGTCCTGTTGATTCGAGGAGTGACGCTGCCCGGAGCAGCCCAAGGAATTCAGTTTTACCTGTACCCCAACATCACACGTCTGTGGGATCCCCAG GTGTGGATGGATGCGGGCACCCAGATCTTCTTCTCCTTTGCCATCTGTCTGGGGTGCCTCACAGCCCTGGGAAGCTACAACAAGTACCACAACAACTGCTACAG GGACTGCATCGCCCTTTGCATCCTCAACAGCAGCACCAGCTTCGTGGCTGGGTTTGCCATCTTCTCCATCCTGGGCTTCATGTCTCAGGAGCAGGGCGTGCCCATATCTGAGGTTGCTGAATCAG GCCCTGGCCTGGCATTCATCGCCTACCCTCGAGCTGTGGTGATGTTACCCTTCTCACCGTTGTGGGCCTGCTGTTTCTTCTTCATGGTCGTCCTCCTGGGACTAGATAGCCAG TTTGTGTGTGTAGAAAGCCTGGTGACAGCGCTGGTGGACATGTACCCCCGGGTGTTCCGTAAGAAGAACCGGAGGGAGATCCTCATCCTTATTGTGTCcgtcatttctttcttcattggaCTCATCATGCTCACAGAG GGCGGCATGTACGTGTTTCAGCTCTTTGACTACTATGCAGCCAGTGGCATGTGCCTTCTCTTCGTGGCCATCTTTGAGTCCCTCTGTGTGGCTTGGGTTTATG GAGCCAGCCGCTTCTATGACAACATTGAGGATATGATTGGGTACAAGCCATGGCCTCTTATCAAATATTGTTGGCTCTTTTTCACACCAGCTGTGTGCCTG GCGACCTTCCTGTTCTCCCTGATTAAGTATACACCACTGACCTACAACAAGAAGTACACATACCCATGGTGGGGGGATGCCCTGGGCTGGCTCCTAGCTCTGTCCTCCATGATCTGCATTCCTGCCTGGAGCATCTACAAGCTTAGGACTCTCAAGGGCCCACTCAGAGAG AGACTCCGCCAGCTCGTGTGCCCGGCTGAAGACCTTCCCCAGAAGAACCAACCAGAGCCGACTGCTGCAGCTACACCGATGACATCCCTTCTCAGGCTCACAGAAGTGGAGTCTAACTGCTAG